The following proteins come from a genomic window of Paenibacillus spongiae:
- a CDS encoding Gfo/Idh/MocA family protein, whose amino-acid sequence MSKMIQVGVLGFAHGHVNAYCDVWRDPAYGIQVVGGWDHDQSRLEVARSAFGLNAYSEAAELLAQEDIQAVVVASETSMHAELVEQAAAAGKAVILQKPMALTMEEANRIVAAVNKYGIPFTMAWQMRVDPQNLQMKQWMDSGELGKVFSIRRRHGLAMGLHADFAQSWHVKPEYNRDIWADDASHPIDLLHFWLGVPDSVTAEIESLYNPDIPHDNGVAIFRYKGGPIAEVNCSFTCNAAENTTEIVAERGTVVQNFGDAPSCNAVRSSEGPGLKRYDAAAGAWIGSDIETPDNHGYRIRGLAKPLAEFLHGECKALASAEEGRTSLRMVLACYASAKQGRRVTLDDPMIDEL is encoded by the coding sequence ATGAGCAAGATGATTCAAGTAGGCGTGCTTGGTTTCGCGCATGGTCACGTCAACGCCTATTGTGACGTGTGGAGAGACCCTGCATACGGCATTCAAGTCGTAGGAGGCTGGGATCATGATCAGAGCCGGCTGGAAGTCGCTCGCAGCGCGTTCGGTTTGAATGCTTACTCAGAGGCAGCCGAACTGCTGGCGCAGGAAGACATTCAAGCGGTTGTGGTGGCATCGGAAACCTCGATGCATGCCGAGCTTGTCGAGCAAGCCGCAGCCGCAGGCAAAGCCGTTATTCTCCAGAAGCCGATGGCGCTGACGATGGAAGAAGCGAACCGGATCGTTGCGGCGGTCAATAAGTATGGCATTCCGTTCACGATGGCGTGGCAGATGCGGGTGGATCCGCAGAACCTTCAGATGAAGCAGTGGATGGATAGCGGGGAGCTTGGCAAAGTGTTCTCCATCCGTCGCAGACACGGTCTGGCGATGGGACTGCATGCCGACTTTGCGCAATCCTGGCATGTCAAGCCGGAATACAATCGGGATATCTGGGCAGACGATGCTTCGCATCCGATCGATCTGCTGCACTTCTGGCTGGGCGTTCCGGACAGCGTGACGGCAGAGATCGAATCGCTCTACAATCCGGATATTCCTCATGATAACGGCGTAGCCATCTTCCGTTACAAGGGAGGCCCGATCGCCGAGGTGAACTGCTCCTTTACCTGCAACGCCGCAGAGAACACGACGGAGATCGTAGCCGAGCGGGGTACGGTCGTGCAAAATTTCGGCGACGCGCCGAGCTGCAATGCCGTCCGTTCGAGCGAAGGCCCGGGATTGAAGCGTTATGATGCCGCAGCAGGCGCGTGGATCGGTAGCGATATCGAAACGCCGGATAATCATGGCTATCGCATTCGCGGGCTCGCCAAGCCGCTGGCGGAATTTCTGCATGGCGAATGTAAAGCGCTTGCAAGCGCCGAGGAAGGCCGGACCTCCCTACGGATGGTATTGGCCTGCTACGCTTCCGCGAAGCAAGGCCGTAGAGTAACGCTGGACGATCCGATGATCGACGAACTCTAG
- a CDS encoding Ger(x)C family spore germination protein, translated as MKRLRQTASILVTVMLLFPLCGCWSAKEIQVQGYAKAIGVDFVDNEYVVYIQMLDFTSIAKSSGIGGPAAKSPVWVAKGRGSTLNMAFDDIYKSSQLPVSWGHVTAIVLSDKVLAAKNEHLLDMINRYPEIRYNAWFFGTRTSLDRLLSATPQFNLSPLVSILHSPRPNFEQYSLFNPVLFFQYITDYNEPAVSAYLPSLSITKKQWRDAEKPHDMLMIDGAFFESDGRLNGFLDRSQLVGYHWLLQDMARAPLTIEKQGTVYGGLTLSQRSTQIKPVIKGSEVRFHVKATYYGAMYEYIEPMTSEEMNRIAEETVRKQIMDTYREGLRIGVDIFGLEEKLYRKYPHMWNRLTHHGKKLLLKSDSIEQLDVKVIVPYYGKYKRKLH; from the coding sequence ATGAAACGGTTGCGTCAGACTGCGTCTATTCTTGTCACGGTCATGCTGCTGTTCCCGTTATGCGGCTGCTGGAGCGCCAAGGAAATTCAAGTCCAGGGCTACGCCAAAGCAATCGGAGTCGATTTTGTGGACAATGAATATGTCGTCTATATCCAAATGCTTGATTTCACGAGTATAGCCAAATCAAGCGGAATAGGCGGCCCGGCTGCAAAATCGCCTGTCTGGGTGGCCAAAGGCCGAGGGAGTACATTGAACATGGCGTTCGACGATATCTATAAAAGCTCCCAGCTTCCGGTCTCCTGGGGGCACGTGACGGCGATCGTATTGTCCGATAAGGTGTTGGCGGCCAAGAACGAGCATCTCTTGGACATGATTAATCGGTATCCGGAAATCAGGTACAACGCATGGTTTTTCGGAACGAGAACGTCATTAGACCGGCTGCTGAGCGCCACGCCCCAGTTCAATCTGTCGCCGCTCGTATCGATTCTGCACAGTCCGCGGCCGAATTTCGAGCAATATTCGCTGTTCAATCCGGTACTATTCTTCCAATATATTACCGATTACAATGAACCCGCCGTATCGGCTTATCTGCCGAGCTTATCGATTACGAAGAAGCAATGGAGGGATGCCGAGAAGCCGCATGATATGCTGATGATCGACGGCGCCTTCTTTGAATCTGACGGCAGGTTGAATGGGTTTCTGGACCGAAGCCAGCTTGTCGGCTATCACTGGCTGCTCCAGGATATGGCACGGGCGCCGTTAACGATCGAGAAGCAAGGGACCGTCTACGGGGGGTTGACGCTATCGCAACGCAGCACTCAAATTAAACCGGTTATAAAGGGGTCGGAAGTCCGGTTTCATGTGAAAGCGACTTATTATGGGGCGATGTACGAGTATATCGAGCCGATGACGTCCGAAGAAATGAATCGAATCGCAGAGGAAACCGTCCGCAAGCAAATTATGGACACTTACCGGGAAGGGCTGCGGATCGGCGTAGATATTTTTGGGCTGGAGGAAAAGCTGTACCGAAAATATCCTCACATGTGGAATCGATTAACGCATCATGGTAAGAAGCTGCTACTCAAATCGGACTCTATCGAACAGCTCGATGTGAAGGTGATTGTTCCTTATTACGGGAAATACAAGCGCAAATTACATTAA
- a CDS encoding spore germination protein, with protein MSQQDKKAAADDPFIISEHSLQSLFGHCNDVLVQSSYFGKPPEIAQVILVYCSGMTDTGIINDIILPDLKNVYNATKFIRKEEMAREAEVQWTELESLTPELHQKMITANVFEGHLLICFPSLQKIWTIDISKFPSRNPEEPSTEVSIRGPKDGFVELVTINVALIRKRLRSPSLACEYHLIGERTTTKVAFMYVKDIAEPSMIRYIRRKLKRADIESLLSTNQIDELLSETSLSLFPLTHYTGRPDFAVECLLNGRFIVLVDGNPTILIAPVNLFLLLKSAEDTYISFLGVNVGRLLRLIGLLVTIFLPGFYIALTVFHLDQVPFTLLATISLGRAGLPMESGLEMFFIMSLMELFREAGVRLPSTIGQTLTVVGGLILGDAAIRAGLVSPLMIVVTAVTVVAGATLVNQVLISTSIFLRFASFILSATLGMYGFILSVILLVIYLTGLKSFGVPYLAPVSPLNLKSAVNSLFRLPFMWRNRRPSYLHTQQPVKKGRKE; from the coding sequence ATGAGTCAGCAGGATAAAAAAGCAGCAGCGGATGATCCGTTCATTATAAGCGAGCATTCGCTTCAAAGCTTGTTCGGCCACTGCAACGACGTGCTTGTGCAAAGCAGTTATTTCGGGAAGCCGCCGGAAATTGCGCAGGTCATTCTGGTCTATTGCAGCGGGATGACGGATACCGGCATCATTAACGATATCATCCTGCCCGACTTGAAGAACGTCTATAACGCAACGAAATTCATCCGCAAGGAGGAAATGGCCCGGGAAGCGGAAGTGCAGTGGACCGAACTCGAATCGCTGACGCCGGAATTGCACCAGAAGATGATTACCGCCAACGTATTCGAAGGCCATCTGCTCATCTGTTTTCCTTCCCTGCAGAAGATCTGGACGATCGATATCTCCAAATTCCCGAGCCGCAACCCGGAGGAACCATCTACAGAGGTATCCATACGCGGACCCAAGGACGGCTTTGTCGAGCTTGTCACCATTAATGTCGCTCTGATCCGCAAGCGTCTCCGCTCTCCCTCGCTGGCATGCGAATATCATCTCATCGGGGAGAGAACGACGACGAAGGTCGCGTTTATGTACGTCAAGGATATCGCCGAACCGTCGATGATCCGATATATCAGACGGAAGCTGAAGCGGGCGGACATCGAATCGCTGCTGTCCACCAATCAGATCGACGAGCTGCTAAGCGAGACGAGTCTAAGTTTGTTCCCGCTTACGCATTACACCGGCAGACCCGATTTTGCCGTCGAATGTTTGCTAAACGGACGCTTCATCGTTCTTGTGGACGGCAATCCGACGATTCTAATTGCTCCGGTCAATCTATTCCTGCTGCTCAAATCGGCCGAGGACACCTATATCTCGTTCCTGGGTGTTAATGTAGGCCGCCTTCTCCGTCTGATCGGTCTGCTGGTGACGATTTTTCTTCCGGGATTCTATATTGCGCTGACGGTATTTCATCTCGATCAGGTCCCGTTCACGCTGCTGGCTACGATCTCCTTGGGGAGGGCGGGTCTGCCGATGGAATCCGGTTTGGAGATGTTCTTTATCATGTCGTTAATGGAGCTCTTCCGCGAAGCCGGGGTAAGGCTCCCAAGCACCATCGGACAGACGCTGACGGTCGTAGGCGGACTCATTCTCGGAGACGCCGCCATCCGAGCGGGCTTAGTATCGCCGCTCATGATCGTCGTTACCGCGGTAACGGTAGTAGCAGGCGCGACGCTGGTCAATCAGGTGCTGATCAGCACCTCGATCTTTCTCCGGTTCGCATCGTTTATTCTATCGGCTACATTGGGGATGTACGGTTTCATCCTCTCCGTGATTCTGCTCGTGATTTACTTGACGGGACTCAAGTCATTCGGCGTTCCCTATCTCGCTCCGGTAAGCCCGTTGAATTTGAAGTCAGCGGTGAATTCGCTGTTCAGGCTGCCGTTCATGTGGAGGAATCGCCGGCCATCCTACCTCCATACCCAACAACCGGTAAAGAAAGGAAGGAAGGAATGA
- a CDS encoding endospore germination permease, producing the protein MHRRRGQISIWLAFSIMLLSGGLVSHVQAIPILLGVAGRDAWVAVLVGTPLFLLWVLLFFYILKQIQGQRLPDWIAREYGVVVSWIFRIGAVLLLFTMGTYTLEDTTTWAVVTYMQQTPLSVIVVVGVLVSALAAGKGLQSIAMTSSILLPVVIVLGYFVMSANTKYKNYHVLFPVLENGWMPVLQGAFYSVAGLIEIWVLMLYQHHLKKKLRWWQMFLLGLFLVMMTIGPTIGAITEFGPMEAAKQRNTAFEQWKILRLGQLFQHVDFLSIYQWLCGAFARVSLSLYLITDLLNVRKPSKRYWTILTISAAMSIIAIQPWSDSQRLAFMTYIQFPASFIFIMVTTLLLALAVLIKQLKQRTNKEAASNESAG; encoded by the coding sequence ATGCATAGGCGAAGAGGCCAAATCAGCATCTGGCTCGCTTTTTCCATCATGCTGTTAAGCGGCGGTCTTGTCAGCCATGTACAAGCGATTCCGATTCTGCTCGGGGTTGCCGGACGCGATGCATGGGTAGCCGTATTGGTTGGAACACCGTTATTTTTGCTCTGGGTTCTGTTGTTCTTTTATATTTTGAAACAAATCCAAGGACAGCGGCTGCCTGACTGGATCGCGCGCGAGTACGGGGTTGTTGTATCGTGGATTTTCCGAATAGGTGCGGTATTGCTGCTGTTCACGATGGGGACCTATACGCTGGAAGATACGACCACATGGGCCGTCGTCACTTACATGCAGCAAACCCCTTTGTCCGTTATCGTGGTCGTGGGGGTGCTTGTATCCGCCTTGGCAGCCGGCAAAGGATTGCAATCCATTGCCATGACATCCAGCATCCTGCTGCCGGTAGTAATCGTTCTTGGTTATTTTGTCATGTCCGCCAACACCAAGTATAAAAACTATCATGTTCTGTTTCCTGTGCTGGAGAATGGCTGGATGCCGGTTCTTCAAGGCGCCTTCTACAGCGTGGCGGGCTTGATTGAAATTTGGGTGCTGATGCTGTATCAGCATCATCTGAAGAAGAAGCTTCGCTGGTGGCAGATGTTCCTGCTCGGTTTGTTCCTGGTCATGATGACGATCGGACCAACGATCGGCGCCATAACCGAATTCGGTCCGATGGAAGCGGCCAAGCAGCGGAATACGGCCTTCGAGCAGTGGAAAATATTACGGCTGGGCCAGTTATTCCAGCATGTCGACTTTCTGTCGATCTATCAATGGCTGTGCGGCGCTTTTGCCCGTGTATCCTTATCGCTGTATTTGATTACGGATTTGTTGAATGTGCGTAAGCCGTCGAAGCGATATTGGACGATACTCACGATTTCCGCCGCTATGAGCATCATTGCCATTCAACCTTGGAGCGATAGCCAGAGACTGGCCTTTATGACCTATATCCAGTTCCCGGCTTCGTTCATTTTCATTATGGTAACGACGTTGCTTCTTGCTCTGGCTGTGCTGATCAAGCAGCTTAAACAACGAACCAATAAGGAGGCTGCATCCAATGAGTCAGCAGGATAA
- a CDS encoding HEAT repeat domain-containing protein, which produces MSNRLTLLSDEQIQQFITNGYLILNAELPASFHESILKQIEEVYDREGNVGNNLLPRIPQIGEIFEHPTVRGALTSLLGSGYIMSSHRHGHLTKQGTGSVFWHKDNYWFNEKIRNHRPWSALIFYYTQDVTPDMGPSSIMPGTQNYYNLRGDESESWLRVCGKAGTLALIDYNLWHTATENVSNIDRYMFKFQFFRMEAPAAPEWDNRNPVWIPPSDLKGIDEHRLQWQSYWNWLSGSPSNTEPYAAAASEGIISEEQDSLKVYRDNLNAEDRHIRLRAIDDIGLLGAAAAEAIPDLARLLYDTDEGISLNAAYALGAIGTEAIASLVEGLRSSFHPTACNAAHGLIECGPEAVPALIALLEEGEGAGDARAYAALALGEIGQEASVAIPMLIELLQDSSPFVRQHAVEAFGIMRTGDSEAIEAVCKVLLQDPQDFIRFQAGLSIARMGPLAEQAIPALKSALTDRYRYVPSITVDALDRIHTPEAITLLLSFLKKSRWCPATNRSSTF; this is translated from the coding sequence ATGAGCAACAGGCTGACGCTATTATCTGATGAACAGATTCAGCAATTTATTACGAACGGTTATCTGATCTTGAACGCGGAACTTCCAGCCTCATTTCATGAAAGCATTCTGAAACAAATCGAGGAGGTATACGACCGGGAAGGCAATGTGGGTAATAATCTTCTGCCGCGTATCCCCCAGATCGGGGAGATCTTCGAGCATCCGACCGTTCGAGGGGCGCTGACCAGCCTTCTTGGAAGCGGATACATCATGAGCAGCCATAGACACGGGCATCTGACCAAGCAAGGAACCGGCAGCGTGTTCTGGCACAAGGATAACTATTGGTTCAATGAGAAAATACGCAACCACCGCCCTTGGTCGGCCTTAATCTTTTATTACACCCAGGACGTAACGCCCGACATGGGGCCGTCGTCCATTATGCCCGGCACTCAGAACTACTATAATCTTCGCGGCGATGAATCGGAGTCATGGCTTCGAGTTTGCGGAAAGGCGGGAACGCTGGCATTGATCGATTATAATTTATGGCATACGGCAACCGAGAATGTCTCGAACATCGACCGTTACATGTTTAAGTTCCAATTCTTCCGCATGGAAGCTCCGGCCGCGCCCGAATGGGATAATCGAAATCCGGTCTGGATCCCTCCATCCGATCTGAAAGGAATTGATGAGCACCGCTTGCAGTGGCAATCCTACTGGAACTGGCTCTCAGGAAGCCCGTCGAACACGGAACCATACGCTGCTGCTGCGTCTGAAGGCATCATATCGGAGGAGCAGGACAGCTTGAAGGTCTATCGGGACAATCTGAATGCCGAGGATCGTCATATCCGTCTAAGGGCTATTGACGATATCGGGCTGCTGGGAGCCGCCGCCGCTGAAGCGATACCCGATCTGGCGCGTCTTTTGTACGATACGGACGAAGGGATTTCCCTTAACGCGGCCTATGCACTTGGAGCGATAGGAACGGAGGCGATTGCATCCTTAGTCGAAGGCTTGCGATCTTCATTCCATCCGACCGCCTGCAATGCGGCACATGGCCTGATCGAATGCGGTCCGGAGGCGGTTCCGGCATTGATCGCATTGCTCGAAGAAGGAGAAGGGGCAGGAGACGCCCGCGCTTACGCGGCTCTAGCATTGGGAGAGATCGGCCAGGAAGCCTCTGTCGCGATTCCGATGCTGATCGAGCTCCTGCAGGATTCGTCTCCATTCGTCCGCCAGCATGCAGTAGAAGCCTTTGGCATCATGCGAACGGGTGACTCAGAGGCGATTGAAGCGGTATGCAAAGTCCTTCTTCAGGATCCACAGGATTTTATCCGTTTCCAAGCGGGGCTTTCGATCGCCCGAATGGGTCCGCTTGCGGAGCAAGCCATCCCGGCCCTGAAGTCCGCTCTGACTGACCGTTATCGATATGTTCCGTCTATTACGGTAGACGCGCTTGACCGCATACACACCCCAGAAGCCATTACCCTCCTGCTATCTTTCCTCAAGAAATCCAGATGGTGTCCGGCCACCAATCGATCCAGCACTTTTTGA
- a CDS encoding AraC family transcriptional regulator — protein sequence MSTSYGRHFVSTEWDKRLPLHLTSIGYSEHQNVIVRESGYHTFHWLHTVEGCGEFTVNGRAVKLYPNQGILLKPNVPHSYHAETERWSVWFVTFDGALANPITASLDLQHMQPLSWETGCPLSDIHEHYSEKIRYSFDLSGVNGSLEVYDFLSQLKRFGQSSGQQSLSKGHERLTPIYLLIEEEFGDPELGLARMAETLGVSPQYLNTLFRKSWGMSPYQYLVQFRIQKSKELLLSEQGRTVKGISAAVGFQDDSHFVHTFRKLAGMTPVQFRRQYGLGEESLS from the coding sequence ATGAGCACATCGTACGGCAGACATTTTGTTTCCACGGAATGGGATAAGCGCCTGCCGCTTCATCTGACCAGCATCGGCTATTCGGAGCATCAGAATGTCATCGTCAGAGAGAGCGGCTATCATACGTTTCACTGGCTGCATACGGTGGAAGGATGCGGAGAGTTTACGGTTAACGGACGAGCCGTCAAACTGTATCCAAATCAGGGGATTCTGCTCAAGCCGAACGTCCCTCACAGCTACCATGCCGAGACGGAGAGATGGTCGGTATGGTTCGTGACCTTCGACGGCGCACTGGCCAATCCCATCACCGCTTCCCTGGATCTGCAGCATATGCAGCCGCTGAGCTGGGAGACGGGCTGTCCGCTATCGGACATCCATGAGCATTACAGTGAAAAAATTCGCTACAGCTTCGATCTATCCGGCGTGAACGGATCGCTGGAGGTGTATGATTTCTTATCGCAGCTGAAGCGCTTCGGGCAATCCAGCGGGCAGCAGTCGCTGTCCAAGGGGCATGAGAGGCTGACGCCGATTTACCTATTGATCGAGGAGGAATTCGGGGACCCGGAGCTGGGGCTTGCCCGGATGGCGGAAACGCTTGGGGTCAGCCCCCAATATTTGAACACCTTGTTTCGCAAGAGCTGGGGCATGAGTCCTTATCAATATTTGGTTCAATTCCGCATTCAGAAATCGAAGGAACTGCTGTTGTCGGAGCAGGGCAGGACGGTCAAGGGAATCTCGGCCGCTGTCGGCTTTCAAGACGACAGCCACTTCGTCCATACCTTCCGCAAGCTTGCCGGAATGACTCCGGTTCAATTCCGCAGACAGTATGGGTTAGGGGAGGAGTCGCTCTCTTGA
- a CDS encoding Gfo/Idh/MocA family protein codes for MTVKLGFVGTGGIANHHLKNLMQMDGISLQAFCDVDIQRAQKAASEHNGAKAYSNLDEMLDSNQLDGVYVCVPPMAHGDAEHKLVERGIPFLVEKPLGIDRNIPNAINQAVKDKKLITSVGYHWRYNESSSMAKQLLADSKPGMSLGYWMGGMPMVPWWRVQNGSGGQFVEQTTHIVDLLRYTCGEVREVYAAYSLQVMDKQVEGTDVADVGSVTMKMANGMIATISNTCLLPIGHHVGLDIYTNKGVLELRSDALRELTPEGTKTHPNVANPYFVEDEAFIYALRTGDSSRILSDYEDALKTHDVTIAANESAISGQPVTLG; via the coding sequence ATGACAGTAAAGCTTGGATTTGTCGGAACTGGCGGTATTGCGAATCATCACCTGAAGAACTTGATGCAAATGGATGGGATCTCGTTACAAGCATTCTGCGATGTGGATATTCAACGCGCACAGAAAGCGGCATCCGAGCATAATGGAGCGAAGGCCTACTCCAATCTGGATGAGATGCTGGACAGCAATCAGCTGGACGGCGTATACGTATGTGTTCCTCCAATGGCTCACGGCGATGCCGAGCATAAATTAGTCGAACGGGGAATACCATTCCTCGTCGAGAAGCCCCTTGGCATAGACCGGAACATCCCGAATGCCATCAATCAAGCGGTCAAAGACAAGAAGCTCATTACCTCTGTAGGCTATCACTGGCGTTATAACGAATCCTCAAGCATGGCCAAGCAGCTGCTGGCCGACAGCAAGCCCGGAATGTCCCTCGGCTATTGGATGGGCGGCATGCCGATGGTTCCGTGGTGGAGAGTTCAGAACGGCTCCGGCGGACAATTCGTGGAACAGACTACGCATATTGTGGACTTGCTTCGCTATACGTGCGGAGAGGTGCGTGAAGTTTATGCCGCGTACTCCCTTCAGGTGATGGACAAACAGGTGGAAGGCACCGATGTTGCCGATGTTGGTTCTGTCACGATGAAGATGGCTAACGGCATGATCGCCACGATCTCCAATACATGCCTGCTCCCAATCGGGCATCATGTCGGACTCGACATCTATACGAACAAAGGCGTGCTGGAGCTTCGCAGCGATGCGCTCCGCGAGCTGACTCCGGAAGGAACGAAGACGCACCCGAACGTGGCAAATCCTTATTTCGTCGAAGACGAAGCGTTCATCTACGCCCTGCGCACAGGCGACTCCTCACGCATCTTGTCCGATTACGAGGATGCCCTTAAGACGCATGACGTTACAATCGCGGCCAATGAATCGGCCATTTCCGGCCAACCGGTTACGTTAGGTTAG
- a CDS encoding TIM barrel protein produces MKYSLCIGAYPNQDIFYHLEKIKEHGFHGLEYYAWWNLEDLNKVAKEQERIGVGISATCTRFISLVDESLRDAYLEGIRETIEACKILNVRSVISQTGNVIDGIPRDTQRSVMVETLKRCAPLFEEAGIVLEVEPLNGLVDHHGHFLQRSDESVDVIDQVGSPNVKLVFDVYHQQITEGNVIRNATGYIERINHYHIADNPGRKQPGTGELNYVNILRAIKDTGFNGFVGLECGYTIDTDAAIEQYKREILAPIGE; encoded by the coding sequence ATGAAATATTCCTTATGCATCGGGGCTTACCCGAACCAGGATATCTTCTACCATCTGGAGAAAATCAAGGAGCATGGATTTCACGGATTGGAATATTACGCCTGGTGGAACCTGGAGGATTTGAACAAGGTAGCGAAGGAGCAGGAACGCATCGGCGTCGGCATCAGCGCGACCTGCACCAGATTCATCAGCCTCGTCGACGAATCGCTGCGCGACGCGTATCTGGAAGGAATCCGCGAGACGATTGAAGCATGTAAAATTCTGAATGTCCGTTCCGTCATCTCTCAGACCGGCAACGTCATTGACGGTATTCCGCGCGATACGCAAAGAAGCGTCATGGTGGAAACGCTCAAGCGCTGCGCCCCGTTGTTCGAGGAAGCAGGCATCGTGCTGGAGGTCGAGCCGCTCAACGGGCTTGTCGACCATCACGGGCATTTCCTCCAGCGCTCCGACGAATCGGTCGATGTGATCGATCAAGTCGGCAGCCCGAACGTCAAACTCGTCTTCGACGTCTATCATCAGCAAATTACGGAAGGCAACGTGATCCGTAATGCAACCGGTTACATCGAGCGCATTAACCATTATCACATTGCGGACAATCCGGGCCGCAAGCAGCCCGGGACGGGCGAGCTCAATTACGTCAACATCCTCCGCGCTATCAAGGATACCGGCTTCAACGGTTTCGTCGGCCTTGAATGCGGCTATACGATCGATACGGATGCAGCGATCGAGCAGTACAAGAGAGAGATATTAGCGCCAATAGGCGAATAA
- a CDS encoding xanthine phosphoribosyltransferase has protein sequence MKLLEERIRQEGLILSDTVLKVDSFLNHQVDTKLALAIGREFARLFAGEPITKVLTIEASGIQFAMAAGIALDVPFVYAKKKKAVTLTEKLYSAPVHSFTRQETYQVSISQKYLGPGDKVLIVDDFLATGAALVGLVDIVNEAGAELVGVGCVIEKSFQEGRSLLEQKGVRVHSLARIASMSPGEIHFVEDIPLIR, from the coding sequence ATGAAATTGCTGGAAGAACGTATACGCCAAGAAGGATTGATTCTGTCCGATACGGTGCTCAAAGTGGATTCATTCTTGAATCATCAGGTGGACACGAAGCTGGCGCTTGCGATTGGGCGGGAATTCGCGCGTCTATTTGCCGGCGAGCCCATTACCAAAGTGCTTACGATCGAGGCAAGCGGCATTCAGTTTGCCATGGCGGCGGGGATTGCGCTTGATGTTCCGTTTGTTTATGCAAAGAAGAAGAAAGCCGTTACGCTCACGGAGAAGCTGTATTCGGCACCGGTGCATTCGTTCACCCGTCAGGAGACCTATCAAGTGAGCATCTCCCAGAAATATTTGGGTCCGGGCGACAAAGTGCTGATCGTGGATGATTTTCTGGCAACGGGGGCGGCACTTGTGGGACTGGTCGATATCGTAAATGAAGCGGGAGCAGAGCTGGTGGGTGTCGGCTGCGTCATCGAGAAGAGCTTCCAGGAAGGCCGCAGCCTGCTGGAGCAGAAGGGCGTTCGCGTTCATTCGCTAGCCCGAATCGCCTCTATGTCTCCGGGTGAGATCCACTTTGTAGAAGACATTCCCTTGATCCGGTGA
- a CDS encoding aldo/keto reductase, whose amino-acid sequence MRTIKLGSSALEVPVIAVGCMRINSLDKVQAEQFVQTALEEGANFFDHADIYGGGACEEIFADAIHMNDDIREKIILQSKCGIRSGMFDFSKEHILESVDKILKRLKTDYLDILLLHRPDTLVEPEEVAAAFDQLESSGKVRHFGVSNQNPMQIQLLKKSVKQPIVANQLQLSITNATMISSGFNVNMENASAVNRDGSILDYCRLNDITIQPWSPFQYGFFEGVFLGNDKFPDLNQKIDEIAEKYEVSNTTIAMAWLLRHPAHMQPVTGTMNIERLKDCCKASEIQLTREEWYGIFRAAGNVLP is encoded by the coding sequence GTGAGAACGATTAAGCTTGGAAGCAGTGCCTTAGAGGTACCCGTTATTGCAGTCGGCTGCATGCGTATTAATTCATTGGACAAGGTCCAGGCTGAGCAATTTGTTCAGACTGCGCTGGAAGAAGGCGCGAATTTCTTCGACCATGCCGATATTTATGGCGGCGGAGCATGCGAGGAAATCTTCGCAGATGCCATACATATGAATGATGACATAAGGGAGAAGATCATCCTTCAATCCAAGTGCGGCATTCGCAGTGGAATGTTCGACTTTTCCAAGGAGCACATTCTAGAGTCGGTGGACAAAATTTTGAAGCGTCTAAAAACCGATTATCTCGATATTCTGCTCTTGCACCGTCCGGATACATTGGTAGAACCGGAGGAAGTGGCGGCGGCTTTCGATCAGCTCGAGAGCTCGGGTAAAGTACGCCATTTCGGCGTATCCAATCAGAATCCGATGCAAATCCAACTGCTGAAGAAGTCGGTAAAGCAGCCGATCGTTGCAAATCAGCTGCAGCTGAGCATCACCAATGCCACCATGATCTCCAGTGGTTTTAATGTCAATATGGAGAATGCTTCCGCGGTGAACCGCGACGGAAGCATATTGGATTACTGCAGACTGAACGATATCACCATTCAGCCGTGGTCGCCATTCCAATACGGATTCTTCGAAGGCGTATTTCTTGGCAACGACAAGTTCCCGGATTTGAATCAGAAGATCGATGAAATCGCGGAGAAATACGAAGTGAGCAACACGACCATTGCTATGGCATGGCTGCTGCGCCACCCTGCCCATATGCAGCCGGTTACCGGTACGATGAATATCGAACGATTGAAAGACTGCTGCAAAGCAAGCGAGATTCAACTAACGCGCGAAGAATGGTATGGCATCTTCCGCGCTGCAGGCAATGTGCTTCCATAA